The genomic stretch ATGGAAATTACGTTTACGATAGTAATGCGGAGACTTGCTGCTGAAGTAGGAAGTCTTTCTGGAAGTTACTTTACCTCGTCAAGACATGGATTATTAAGTTTTAATTTGCTTTACTGAAAGGAAAATCGTGTAAAGGCATGAGGTAAGCTGACAATAGATAGTTAATAGAATAGTTAATATATGATGACTGACAGCAGGATTCAACATGGCTAATGTTTGGGGAGCTAACGTcagctggtgaaaatgtaccgTTAAGTGCGGCTGGTCTGTTAGGCTCCGTGTTGCTGGTGTGgctactgttgatttgtgtaacGTAACTTTACTCtatgtgtaacgttacagtaCTTGTCGTTAACTTTAATTTAACTGAAAACTTAACACAGATTGAGTGAAATCAGCCGCAGCAGTCAGTGTATGTATGTCAATATTAACaacgtgttaaaaaaaactgttataacgttaacgttactaaatgtcttatttgaGGTAAAAATCAATCAACTAAAACGATGTTTGCTGTTCATAAATGATGTTAAGAGCTAGCTAGCAATCACCAATAACTGACATCTCAGCCGGTCTGTTAACAGTTGCCAGGCaacgtaactagctagctacctagttcaccaacttttctgtatttataattaaaaaaagaagagaaaaaatactCTATCTACTCCTACTGACGTGTggaaagtgaaagtgaaagtttctatgtggagtttgtatgttctcccaATGCTTGCATGGGTTTCCTccaggtgctccggtttcctagcctgacgtggtcctactcagattctagtcagaatgtgagtctgaaaccgctccattgggctgtgattatggggcgtgttccaaccgaaccaggaaaaaatgcctctgcattcattggatagacctacaaccaatcagagcaacgaaactcaactcaactgtcaacagaactcaacactgtgtgtcgtctccatagcaaccactctgcACAATGCATttgttctaacttccgacttttagacttttttgaagctggatatatcatttgttgcgtgtaaatataaatatggataacgttagtgatagtgacatgctcgctacagtcgcatttctagagatgaatcggcgaaaacacgttttatttcaatgagtcacggctttgttcttGCGCCGCTGggcctctctctcttcagtctctctctatctctctccaccatataacactACCGTGCTTTGTTCTTGCGCCGCTGggcctctctctcttcagtctctctctatctctctccaccatataacactACCGTGCTTTGTTCTTGCGCCGCTGggcctctctctcttcagtctctctctatctctctccaccatataacgctaccgtgctttgttctagcgccgctgggcctccctctctccagtctctctctatctctctccaccatataacgctaccgtgctttgttctagcgccgctgggcctccctctctccagtctctctctatctctctccaccatataacactACCGTGCTTTCaggcagttgttgaggctcctccgctgaggattttaaaattaatgcgctgtcgatatcgtcTGTAACAGACgtgatggtggaatctacacatctcagttctccagcggcagccacctgttgtaaacaaattcaacccaagcgatctttggtgacgtggttgattcggttactgttgatcatctgtccgacaatttgattggtccgaacagatcctgttcgggcaattATTGCTCCTCAACGGagcaagtccagaccgaacttcccgaccttgaatgttgtgggcggggctaagtccAGGCTACCGGTTTCCCCCACTatcaaaaaacatgtactaggttcaccagtctgcctgtctgtctgcctttctgcctccctgtgtgtctgcctgtctgtgtgtctgatgtgtgtctgcctgtctgtgtttgtctgtgtttctgcctgtctgtctgtgtgtctgcctatctgcctgtctgtgtatcaaatgtgtgtctgcatgtctgtgtgtgtgtgtctgcctgtctgtgtgtctgcctgtccatgtgtctgcctgtctgtatgGCTGATGTgtgtctgcctctctgtgtgtcagcctgtctgtgtgtctgatgtgtgtctgcctgtctgtgtctctgtctgtctttgtgtctgcctgtctgtatgtctgatgtgtgtctgcctgtctgtgtctctgtctgtctttgtgtctgcctgtctctctgtgtttgcctgtctatgtgtctgcctgtctgtgtgactgcctgtatgtgtgtgtgtgtgcctgtctgtgtgtctgtctgtgtgtctgtgtgtctacatgtctgtgtgtctgcctgtctgtctgcctctctgcctctgtgtgtgtctgcctgtctgtgtcttATGTGTGGCCATGAGTCTGCTctcctggggtctcatttataaaactgtgcgtaggatccttactataagtgtacgtgcgcccaaaagcccaaattggcgtacgccgaaaaaaagtcagatttataaaaccgtgtgtacgcacacctgtaagcaatgttccctttataaatcagagattgactacaagtgtgcgtacgtggatcagcctcttatcccgccctgtacacgcccatttttaaccataaatagtcaatgcaaagcacctcgtgaatgctgatcagaatgttaatgaccctggcagttgttcttcgttacaccgaatcatgacgactggcggagaaacagttgtcgcacagtgtagggaaaccggatctatagactacctttattaataaaatcttccaaaacggcaggcattacggcactcggggacagcttcgatataccagacgtatataataagatttaacattaCTATATATTATAGCCAAACAAGCCTTAgggataaagttgaagattatatttaatatttatttaaaaaaacacttagctgtctgacatttccctctggaaacagccggtttcacccagagtggcgaggacctgtatttggaccgggatggcacggttccggcgtgttgccctctctactggacccaattcagtacatagatccaagagcgcagctatattactattacagctatattagggaatttaaatcggcatatgagccagtcattgtcatggtccctgaagtctctttttctcctgattcttccattccagtcctcctgcagggccagcagggccagcagggccatcatgcagcattataCGCACGGGTTCACCACAGTAatatgtttagcctacatcaatttgtgattgttaacaccttggtaaaatcacagcaacaactagtggtatcccccaccccgagatacaatttgaaatcgaaatgtaataggcaaacacacttttcttgatgcaggttttgttatgaacagtattaaagttcgggctgataacgaggacatagAGCGTAACAATTGCACGAGAGCTttacggctgtatttccagactttgacatttgatgatatatgcacagttttaaagacagatatttagttatttacactgtgttctgccgttatctaatgctagggtatttgatgctatcctgtattccatgcagtcaggccatctcctcctcctgcgctccgtagcggacaatgtgacagcgagacagcgccgattaaatattaagaacgagttttgatttaagatttgagttggaggtgtttatcactcaattatcactcagtacaatctTCATgatatggtgtgaagaaatgtgcgtgaggcattaatacttaaacatattaagagtagcctaatcgttattcccacatgtactttctgcagtctgacttcagttcaccacctcaccatctgcgtcgccaattcctattttgttaacaaaatgtgcgtacgcatgggtcagagtttgcgtggaggtccgcacattctcccgtcaagtttgttttttataaatcacaaccattgcgtgggaagtggcatacgcacattttcagccccgttttgtgtgtacgccacgtttataaatgagacccctggactGTAGAAGCTCAGGCTCAGATAGAAACACCTGCTCACCTGGAAAAGCTGTTGGGctcacctgctcaggtagaagaggagctgcagctctgATTTGGTTAATTTCTGTTCTAATGAAACTCACTGTGTTCTTTTGCTGATGACTCTCTGGTTTCTGTTCAGATCCTGATGCTTTAAGGTTGGTGGGAGGAGCCAGTCGCTGTGCAGGAACACTGGAGCTGCAATATCACAGATATTGGAGACCAGTGGGTGGCTATTATTTCTCTGGCTGGACCCTGAAGACAGCAGATGCTGTCTGCAGAGAGTTGGACTGTGGCTCTGCTGTTTCTGTAGAAGAGAGACAAGAGTCCTCAGTCAGATCTGTGTGGAGTATCAGGTCTGACTGTGTTCGGTATGGATATGCTCTGAGGGAGTGTGCAACATCAGATTCCTCTTCTTCCATCCTGGACATCACCTGCTCAGGTAAGCCCTACAGTAACATCATCTATGGGGTAACcccttggggtaaggactcattccctaccagAAGTAGGCACTctatcggtttcctgctgagaaccatggcctcagatttaaaGGTGCTGATCCTTATCCCAGCAGCTTCACAGttggctgcgaaccgatccagtgagtgctgaaggtcacaggccgatgatgccatcagaaccacatcatctgcaaaaagcagcgatgagatccccagacCACTGAACCGCAACTCCTCCCCACCACGCATCTATATCCTGTCCATGAAtatcacaaacaggattggtgaaaAAAATGCAGCCCTGGTGGAACACCCACTTGGAACGAGAGATCCTGGACACAGCTCTTGCTTTGGacatacagagattggatggccctgagaagggaaCCCTCATCCCATACtcctgcagcacctcccacagtatttCTCGGGTGAGTCAAGTctaaattgagccaggataactgggaaatcccagcttaatcccttatcttggttttgtgaaatagccctcaGGATGGAATCTTCATTGTTCATCTTCCGAGGTCCGACTATTGGCTAAACCCTCCTTTCCAGAACCTTGgtgtagactttaccagggagaatgagaagtgtgatacccctgttaTTGGCACACActctctggtccccctttttgaacaGGTGAACCACCACATCGGTCTGCCTCTCCTtaggcactgtcccagacttccacgcaatgttgaagaggcgtgtcatcCAAGACAGCCCCCCCACACCCAGGGATTTCAGCATTTCTGGATGGATCTCATCAATCTCCGGGGCTTTGGAGTTGTTTCACTACCTCAGTGACTTcctccatcatcctccagctctgcctctgacATAGAGGGCGTGTTAGTTGGATTCAGgggttcctcaaagtgctccttccacttCCCAATTACCTCCTTagttgaggtcaacagcatCCCATCCTTCCTGCCCACaccttggatggttccccgttTCACCCTCCTGAAGTGCCAgacggttttccagaagcactttggtgccaaCCAAAAGTCCTCCATGATTTAtccgaacttctcccacacATTGCTTTGCCTCTTTaatggcagaggctgcagcccttcgatCCTATCAGTACCCTgaaactgcctccggagtcctccaGGATAACATATCCTggaaagactccttcagtcGAATGGCTTCCCTCAACCCCTGTCctaactcaccaccagatggtgatcggttgacagctccaccactgtctttattcgagtgtccaaaacatgcgGCCTCAGGTCAGATGATACAATCACAAAATCTATCACTGACCTTTaacctagggtgctctggtaacaggtacacttatgagcaacCTTATGTTTTAACACTGTTTGTTATAGAAAATCCATGACAAGCATAGAAGTCTAACAACAAATGACCACTCAGGTTCAGagcagggaggccgttcctctcAATCAAGCCTCTcaaggtgtctccatcattgcccatgtGTGCGTTAAAGTCTAGCAGCAGAACTATGGAGTGCCCTTCGGGAGCCCCATACAAGACTTcattcaaggtctccaagaaggctgaAAACTCGAAgctgctgtttggtgcatatgtaCAAAAAACAGTCAGATTACAACCCGTAAGCATAGGGAGGCAACCCTCTCATCTACTgaggtaaactccaacgtaggtGTGCTCAGCcagggggcttgtgagtatccccacacctgGGCGTCGCCTCCATGTGTGTAAATCTCATCTAACAGTTGAGAgggaaaataaacataaaatgtcttgaaggggacacaaacaATACAGCCAAAAGTGTACAGTTGTAGAGGATATGTTTAGTTGTGAAACTCCAGTAAGTAGACTGGCAAGGCTGTttcattcactttaaacatcggATAAAGTTTGTGATATTGTCGCCTCACACCCTGGACAACTCTGGAAAagaagagtccaacccctatccaggagtacggtttCAGAACTGACTGTGAGACGTCGAGGTAAGCGCCAACAGATGTAAGTGGTAGCACTCCACCTCTGCACAAGTTTCCCCAGCAGTTcatcccacaggtggtgggcccaagggggtaagcttcgcttcagaacttgaacctcctatggcgccattttgatgctacaaagcgatcacctcccgttagcattccattgacggccattcattttgatgtcattttgacagcgaataactttacatctgaagcatttaaagactctatttgtctattgtttatttctaaagaaacaagacaatgtataaaaggctccattaccttgtacctcacgatatggctccatagcaggcgtttttgtaaaaataggctaacgattgtgtcataaccacatgacttactgtcgcatagtagaggaattaccgtatagtacaggagaagctcgcaggcagttttgacttacgttaggtttaattactaatgttaactagcattttagttagcaataattagcctgtgcccatgttatctccttacatatacctacactctctgtctctgcaagattcggaatgattgagatttctctcggcacagctaccagaagacttccaactttcagacatgttgctcacgtcacatttacattgtctctctcagttggaggctcgCAGTAATGCTCAGCgttcaccggaaaagtgcttctaatatccttcactggtctccgtccagagcaacggggtctgttgatccattatatacggtctatgggTGGGCCCTGCAGCATCTTCGGGCTCTGTTGCAAACCCGACTACCACGCACTTGCTGACAAGCCCTCCAtttgggcctggctccagacgggggccccagGCTTTACTGGGCTGGgtttcttttcctcttcctcaaTTTTTCATAAGGTCTcaaaaggaacagaataaagaAATATGCAGATGATGATGTTATCTTATTGTTTGAAGACATGAGTGTTCAATGGAGAACAATAGTTAGTGTATTAAATGTGATGTAACATTGCTGCAGTCTGCGGTGTTATAAATATGTGTTCTGTTGTTAATTATCAACTTCTGTTGGAACTGTGCTGAGTCCAGTTTGAATCACTGAATCGTTGTTTCCTGACATCTTTTTATTTAGTGTCTGgtgtcttttttctctctctctattgtaTCTTCTATCATCTCTCCAGACTCTGTCAGGCTGGTGAATGGGACCAGTCTGTGCTCAGGCAGACTGGAGGTGAAGACTAATCAGTCTACCCAGCActggtcctcagtgtgtgaagatGACTTTGACCAGCAGGATGCAGAGGTGGTCTGTAGGGAGCTTGGCTGTGGGGCTCCTTCAGTCCTCCAGGGGGCGCTCTATGGAGAAGTGGAGCCTCCAATGTGGACCAAAGTGTTCCAGTGTGGAGGCCATGAGTCTGCTCTCCTGGACTGTAGAAGCTCAATCTCAGATAGGAACACCTGCTCACCTGGAAAAGCTGTTGgactcacctgctcaggtagaagaggagctgcagctttGATTTGGTTCATTTCTGTTCTAATGAAACTCACTTTGTTCTTTTATGCTGGCTTCTGTTCAGAGCCTGTCAGGTTGGTGGGAGGATCTAGTCACTGTGATGGAACACTGGAGGTGAAACAAGGAAAATGGAGACCAATGGTTGTCTATCCCTGGACTCTGATGACAGCAGCTGCTGCCTGCAGAGAGCTGGACTGTGGCTCTGCTGTTTCTgtagaagagagaaaagagtcCCCAGACAGATCTGTGTGGAGGCTGACGTCTAACTGTGTTCAGTCTGGTTCTGCTCTGAGGGAGTGTGCAGAATCACGTTACTCTGCCTACATTCAGGATCTCACCTGCTTAGGTAAGCCCATCAGTGACTCAGCTATGACATCATGTCTGACAGTATTGTACCCAtgttgacacacacatgcagcagtTAGAATGGCAGCAGACTGTCTCCAGCAGCCATGACGGAGTCTGATGAGATGCTGCCTCAGTAAATCAGCTGCTGAATGCAGCaaaatatatatctgtatatatgaaTCATACCCCAAGATATATATCTGTAGATATGAATCATAGCCCAAGATATATATCTGTAGATATAAAACATACACCAAGATATATATCTGTATGTATGAAACATATCTGCTGCTTCAGGAGTCCCCTGGGCCAACCAGCAACCAGCCTGAAAGGACTCCATCTTCACAGCTTTCTTTCTGAGCCGCTGGCTTCCACCAGCAGGTTCTTTGGTTGCCACCATAACAGGAACCAATGACCTACTGGCCCCAACTTTGAGCAGCTCAGCAAAGCACAAAGCACTGCTGAGTGTTGCGGATTCTTGCTGGTTAACTGTAGTTCAGACTTGGGGCGGCCTctacccagtaagagcgttcgccccctgttggctgagtcctgcagccgCGTGGGTTCAAGTCTGGCCTGCTGCTCTTTGCTACGTGTCACCCCCATCTCTCttctcctttcatgtctatctactatcaaataaagggaaaaaagaaacTGGGCTGggtttcttttcctctttctcaaGTTTTCATACGGTCTCAGAAGGAACAGAATAAAGAAATATGCAGATGATGATGTTATCTTATTgtttgaaaacacatttttaaaaactgtagttCAGACTGTCCAGAGGTCAGGTTGGCTTTTAACTGGAGTGCTAGCCATCAGGCTAGTTGACTTAAGACTGGATGCCCTGGCCTTCTCTGTGTCTTCAGCACAGGGGCTGGAACTTGGGGCAATAGAAGCTCTGGAAGTGGGATCAACAAAGCCTCTGGAAGTGGGAGCAATAGAGGCTCAGGACCTGTGTGGAGAGCAAAGATTGTTGTGTACCTGTGCAGAAGGAACAGATTAGAGAAAAatgcagatgatgatgatgtgtcaTTTTTTGAAAACACGTTGAAAAGGGAAAACAATTGTTAGAGTGTATTAACGTTGGTAACGTTGCTAGACAAGTTAACAAAGTGTTTTTCTGCATTTACAGACCTGCTGCTTCAGCCCAACATCTCTGTTTCCTCCATATACGGGGTCTCCGAGGCCCAGCAGCAGGGGTTCCAGGTGTTCAGGGGCTCCACCTTCAACATAAGCTGCTCCATCCAGCCACAGTACCCAGGAGGCTCCTTCCAGCTCACCTTCACCTCCTCCAACTCAACACACAACTCCACCCAGCCAGCTGTCAATCACTctgcccacttcctgtttcctgctgcAGAGCCCGCCCACCAAGGAACATACAGCTGTGTTTATCACCTCTATGTTTTCTCTCATAACTTCTCCTCTGCGAGCCgtctgctctctctcactgtctcagGTAAGCTGACTGTTTATAGGTTTGGAGAAGATGATTGGTCCAAATTGAGTGAAAGTGATCAGCTAAACACATGTTTCTGATGCTGTGATGACTGTCATTGTGTTGCACATGTCTTATAGTAACAAAACTTATAAAAAGTATATGAATGGCAACAGCAAACAAACTAAAGGACACAGCATGTTTGCCTACCAGATTAACTCTGATTCTCTGAGAGGGAGATATGGTCCACCCCCAAAGTGCAGGAGGACCAACACCCCAATCAGTTTTATTCCTTCAGATAATTCTCACAGgacttttttgttattattctgTCTCTCACTGTTCAAATGAACCTACTATTAAAATGATAGACTGATCATTTCTTTGTCAGTGGGCAAACATACAAAATCAGCAGGGGATCAAGTACTTTTTTTCCCTCACTGTATCTCCACTCCCATGTGGCATCCTTCACCCGGGAAATTCCTTTAAAGTTGAGAGTCCAGCCCTATCCCTTTTAGAGTTTAGAGATAATTTTCTAAACAGGTTTCTAATATGGGTTACAGATCTTCTCAGAAAAATAAGAAACAGTAAACTGTCTGTGTGGAAACCAAACAATGTGGTCAGGAATACCTGTGAAACCAGGGTAAAGAAACTAAAGACTGCTGGTGCTCTGGAATTTAGgatcatttcagctcaacagaaACTTGTGTCGGCCGGACCTCTAACTGAGAACGAGGTGCTGGTGACAGTAGGGCCACAGATTGGACTGGGAAGTGTGTGGCGATGTGGACAATTTGCAGGGCAGTGAAGACTCAATGGAGCAGGCCAGTGGAGCCACCAGGATGAGGCGTCGGTAGCCATGTCAACCAATTCCCCTTTCACAGATTCTACAGTTCCCCAGGAAGATGGCCAGGTAGATACTACAAAGCACTGCTGATTGACGTGGATTCTTGCTGGTTAACTGTAGTTCAGCCTCTCCAGAGTTCACGTTGGCTTTTAACTGGAGTGCTAGCAATCAGGCTAGTTGACTGAAGGTTGAATGCCCTAGCCTTCTCAGTGCATTCAGCACAGGGCCTGGAACTTAGGGCACTAGAATCTTTGGAAGTGGGAGCAACAGAGGCTCTGGAAGTGGGCGCAATAGAGGCTCAGGAACTGAGAGCTTGGTGTTATTTCTGGTAACACCATGTTGTGGTATGCTGAGACTGAGGGAAAGTTTAGACAACATCAGGTCATTCATAGGTCGCAGGTCAGGGGACAAATAAATTAATCCAGTCTCTAAAAACCACATCTCTTCAtgtataattgtttttctctacAGATTCAAGGAGTCTACGTAGGCAGCTACATGATAAAGGAATGTTTTGTCTCAGGAATGTCTCCTTTTGGAGGTTGGTGGGCAAGCTACACTTTAgcatacttcccagagagaaagataggctgaactaggctttagtatcTGTGTTTACAGCACCTGCAATATCTTTGTTAACCTTAAAGTTTCAGCTAAACGTaacgcctccagcatgagtttaaatacaccttcaggaagaaaagaacttcagagagttgggacaGCACTGCACAATAGCTCATTGTGGCCTGTTCATTAAATGCATTTGTGTAAGTCATCAAGGTCTCCCGAACGTTCTTCAcgtatgtgaaatgagttgtgctgcttctgagtttttccttaacaacAGGGCAACATAGGCACATGAACTTGGGGCAACAGAGGAACAGGAACTGGGGGCAACAGAGGCCAAGGAACTTGGAATGGAGAGCAGGATTCAGCCTGGCCGATTGTGCACTAATTTCTAAACAGTAGCTCCTGTCCAGCCCCTAGcccttttacatttttggggaTAATTTTCTAAACAGATTTGTATTCTGGGTCATGAAAAATAagagtgtctgtgtttctgtgtttacaGACCTGCTGCTTCAGCCCAacagctctgtgtcctcctcCATGGATGGGGTCTCCGAGGCCCAGCAGCAGGTGTTCCAGGTGTTCAGGGGCTCCACCTTCAACATCAGCTGCTCCATCCAGCCACAGTACCCAGGAGGCTCCTTCCAGCTCACCTTCACCTCCTCCAACTCAACACACAACTTCACCCAGCCAGCTGTCAATCACTctgcccacttcctgtttcctgctgcAGAGCCCGCCCACCAAGGAACATACAGCTGTGTTTATCACCTCTATGTTTTCTGTCATAACTTCTCCTCTGAGAGCTGTCTGCTCTCTCTCACCGTCTCAGGTAAGATGACTGTTTACAGGTTTGGAGAAGATGATTGTTCCAAACTGAGTGAAAATGATCAGCTAAGCACGTTTCTGATGCTGTAATGACTGTGATTGTGTTGCACATGTCATTTAGTAACCAAACTTATACAAAGTATATCAATGGCAACAACAATCAAACTGAAGGTCAGAGCATGTTTGGTTACCAGAATAACTCTGGTTCTCTGAGAGGGAGATCTGGTCCACCCCCAATGTGCAGGAGGACCGACAACCGAAAATCAAATAAGTTTTATTCCTACAAATTATTCTCAGAGGACTTCATAATTTCTCATAGTGTCTGTATTATCAGAGCCTCAATTCAGATAAAGATAAACCCTACAAAAGAGATGTGTTCATAATGAAGTGATTCAGGTCAGTTTGTGTTTAACGGGAGATGTTGGACTCCTGATTTTGTGTGATGAGATGActgtccatttttttttcagcatcattttgagacaggatTTGCCTAATTATGGCAATGTTACTTaagtgaaaaaaggctgttcttgaggtttgtttaaatagggcgttaaaggatatatcctgatcaaaaataacttctagatttctgacagtagtgctggaggccagggcaatgccatccagagtagctgtatctttggataatgaggttcggatgTGTTTAGGGCCTAGCACAATAAGctcagttttgtctgagtttaacatcagaaaattgtaggtcatccttGATTTTAtgtctttaatgcatgcttgaagtttaactAACTAAGTAACTGTAGGGAGGCCGccagttcaatccccagaccgacaggatacaaatgggtggggaaagtgaaaaaaCAGCGCTTTTCCCTCATGTGTCCCTCatcaccactgaggtgcccttgaccacagcagatcagactgtggtggtactgggcagcttccaggtatgaat from Perca fluviatilis chromosome 20, GENO_Pfluv_1.0, whole genome shotgun sequence encodes the following:
- the LOC120548972 gene encoding scavenger receptor cysteine-rich type 1 protein M130-like — translated: MGQRNSRLKKNKPQQSLSGWWEETVTVEEHWSLNMENGDHCSDPDALRLVGGASRCAGTLELQYHRYWRPVGGYYFSGWTLKTADAVCRELDCGSAVSVEERQESSVRSVWSIRSDCVRYGYALRECATSDSSSSILDITCSDSVRLVNGTSLCSGRLEVKTNQSTQHWSSVCEDDFDQQDAEVVCRELGCGAPSVLQGALYGEVEPPMWTKVFQCGGHESALLDCRSSISDRNTCSPGKAVGLTCSEPVRLVGGSSHCDGTLEVKQGKWRPMVVYPWTLMTAAAACRELDCGSAVSVEERKESPDRSVWRLTSNCVQSGSALRECAESRYSAYIQDLTCLDLLLQPNISVSSIYGVSEAQQQGFQVFRGSTFNISCSIQPQYPGGSFQLTFTSSNSTHNSTQPAVNHSAHFLFPAAEPAHQGTYSCVYHLYVFSHNFSSASRLLSLTVSDLLLQPNSSVSSSMDGVSEAQQQVFQVFRGSTFNISCSIQPQYPGGSFQLTFTSSNSTHNFTQPAVNHSAHFLFPAAEPAHQGTYSCVYHLYVFCHNFSSESCLLSLTVSGSVRLVGGASRCTGTLEVKHEEEWRPVDLYPWTLKTAAAACRELDCGSAVSVEETKESSDRSVWWIRSDCVESGSALRECAESSSSSSILHLSCLEPEAVKLVGGASRCAGTLEVKHHKEWKPVSYNDSNWPLKTAAAACRDLDCGSAVSAGQRKESSHRSVWRIRSDCVESGSALRECATSDYSSSILYLSCSDLLLQPNISVSSMDRVSEAQQQGFQVFRGSNFTISCSIQPQYPGGSFQLTFTSSNSAHNSTQPAVNHSAHFLFPAAEPAHQGNYSCVYHLYVFSHNFSSESCLLSLTVSDASDPPDPSTRRPFIIRVVVFSLTLLLVITALSFYCKGEQFV